AAACACTCCCAATCTCGTATCGCTTCGTTGTAAAGATTTTATGTCAAGAGACTTTTGTGTAGAGCATGATCTCTGCAGTTTGGTTAAAGCTGAACTCGATTTCATTCCTGGATATGAAAAGAGAGGTGGATTAAGGTTCTACGACAATATAAAGTTGCAAACAAGTGTTGTGAGGATGATGAGAACTCTGAGAGAATTTCATAACATACAAGTACTAACGTTATCGCCTTCGTTTTTTGAGGTATATATGTtcctgttttgttttttttcaagttcctttttttttcttttctttcaatctACTTTGTTTCTGGCATTTGAATGACGTGTATGTTTTGTAGAGTTTCCATAATGATCCCTCAGAAGTTCAGAACATATTTAGCACTGCGACCATCCAGTTTTGTAAGTTACGATGTTTGAAGCTGGAAATATGGGGTACATATGCAACTCTCTTGGTCATAACTTACTTACTTTTGAGCTCGCCTAATACAAAATCTCTCATCATGGAAATAAACAAGGTAACACTCAAATTAATCTTTCTTACTTTTATAGAACAGCTTTTTTTGTCTGCGCCTACCATTTTAGAAAATGACCGCCCATTTAAGAAAGCATTGTCTTCTGCAAACTTGTTTAACTCTCCACATCTCGGGTGTGTGGAGTGAAgacacaaacaaaaaaaaactctgAACGAAATTTATATGTTTCTGTACTCAATTGATGTATCTTAAAGATTTTCTTGACATATATTTGTAACACTAATGTTGCTTCTTTTAATCTTTGCTGCTATTGTTATTAAGGACCCCTATCTAAGAAAGTCATCTCCGTATTGGTATGAGGTAATTTTTGAGCGCTCTCTAAACACATTTCTTCTTGATCGGCGTACTTTGAAGTTGCCTACAAATAGATTTATTTCTTTTATGTTTCTAGGTAGATTTGATCACAAGTCGAGCAACTCTCTACAATTTATGGAAACATGGTGAAAGATCAGTGGCATGGGAAATCCGTTGCCTCAAGCTTGTTGAGATTCGAGGTCTCGAGGGATCTTTTGATGAGCTCTGCTTTCTAAGACATTTGCTGGAGTATGGCATGGTTCTGGAGAAATTGATTATTTACCCATCCAAGGAATGGTTACGACATCCAAATAGAAGGCTAGACTCTTTTATTAAGGAGACGTTGTTGTCTTTTCCAAGAGCCTCATCGACCGTCGAAATCTTAATGTTATTCTAAGTTTAGTCGAGATCTTAGTATTGTTATTCTAAGTTGAGTTTACCGTGGTCCAAGGTTTCATTCCATTTGCGACTTCATTTTTACTTCCTAAAGAGTGTCTGTT
This portion of the Papaver somniferum cultivar HN1 chromosome 11, ASM357369v1, whole genome shotgun sequence genome encodes:
- the LOC113324311 gene encoding F-box protein At4g22280-like, with protein sequence MISDLPDTILHHILSLLELKQAITSSVLSTKWRYVWASLPCLKFDVNSFKDTHRAGKAEAFKRFVNQVYNLRDNSSNIQILSLCCYGLKNPMDIYEYNIKRCVGEWIGTSLKHNLQEVYIKFTILDLGSLFPCNLFTCNSLTRLELEASIDSYQLFILDQYGSFSLPRLKTLLLKRIKFVLHDTPDKLFSGCPVLESLTITTCVFKQRELKITALKLEHLVIELFMDKMERMKIRLNTPNLVSLRCKDFMSRDFCVEHDLCSLVKAELDFIPGYEKRGGLRFYDNIKLQTSVVRMMRTLREFHNIQVLTLSPSFFESFHNDPSEVQNIFSTATIQFCKLRCLKLEIWGTYATLLVITYLLLSSPNTKSLIMEINKDPYLRKSSPYWYEVDLITSRATLYNLWKHGERSVAWEIRCLKLVEIRGLEGSFDELCFLRHLLEYGMVLEKLIIYPSKEWLRHPNRRLDSFIKETLLSFPRASSTVEILMLF